In Pleuronectes platessa chromosome 4, fPlePla1.1, whole genome shotgun sequence, the following proteins share a genomic window:
- the LOC128438016 gene encoding betaine--homocysteine S-methyltransferase 1, giving the protein MAPGKKGIIERLNAGEVVIGDGGFVFALEKRGYVKAGPWTPEATVTHPEAVRQLHREFLRAGSNVMQAFTFYASDDKLENRGQTLSITGVQVNEAACDLAREVANEGDALVAGGVCQTPSYLSCKSETEVKGIFKKQLAVFAKKNVDFLIAEYFEHVEEAEWAVQVLKTSGKPVAASLCIGPEGDMHGVSPGECAVRLVKAGAQIVGVNCHFDPMTCVKAVKLMKEGVEKAGLKAHYMVQPLAFHTPDCNCQGFIDLPEFPFALEPRILTRWDMHKYAREAYEAGIKFIGGCCGYEPYHIRAVAEELAVERGVMPPGSDKHGMWGAGLEMHTKPWVRARARRDYWEHLLPASGRPTCASLSTPEGWGVTKGHTDLLQHKEATSTQEMRHVLEKQKKAKSSA; this is encoded by the exons ATGGCACCTGGCAAGAAG GGTATCATTGAACGGCTGAACGCCGGGGAGGTGGTGATCGGCGATGGAGGCTTCGTGTTTGCACTGGAGAAGAGGGGATATGTGAAGGCTGGGCCCTGGACTCCTGAAGCCACTGTCACTCATCCTGAAGCAG TGCGACAGCTGCACAGGGAGTTCCTCAGGGCCGGATCCAATGTCATGCAGGCATTTACGTTCTACGCCAGTGATGACAAACTGGAGAACAGGGGTCAGACACTCAGTATCACT GGAGTACAAGTCAACGAGGCCGCCTGTGACCTGGCAAGGGAGGTGGCCAACGAGGGCGATGCTCTGGTCGCTGGTGGAGTGTGTCAGACTCCGTCCTACCTGAGCTGCAAGAGTGAGACGGAAGTGAAGGGCATCTTCAAGAAACAGCTGGCAGTGTTCGCGAAGAAGAACGTGGACTTCCTTATTGCGGAG TACTTTGAGCACGTTGAGGAGGCGGAGTGGGCCGTGCAGGTGCTGAAGACCAGCGGGAAGCCTGTGGCTGCCTCTCTGTGCATCGGGCCGGAGGGGGACATGCACGGCGTCTCACCCGGAGAGTGTGCCGTCAGGCTGGTGAAGGCTG GTGCCCAGATCGTTGGCGTCAACTGCCACTTTGACCCCATGACCTGCGTGAAGGCTGTGAAGTTGATGAAGGAGGGAGTGGAGAAGGCCGGGCTGAAGGCTCACTACATGGTGCAGCCACTTGCCTTCCACACTCCCGACTGCAACTGTCAGGGATTCATCGACCTACCAGAATTCCCCTTTG CCCTGGAGCCCAGGATCCTGACCCGCTGGGACATGCACAAGTACGCCAGAGAGGCCTACGAGGCTGGAATCAAGTTCATTGGAGGCTGCTGTGGCTATGAGCCTTACCACATCAGAGCTGTGGCAGAGGAGCTGGCCGTGGAGAGAGGGGTGATGCCCCCCGGCTCAGACAAACATGGAATGTGGGGCGCTGGTCTGGAGATGCACACCAAGCCCTGGGTCAGAGCCAG GGCCCGCCGTGACTACTGGGAGCATCTCCTGCCCGCATCTGGTCGTCCCACGTGCGCGTCCCTGTCCACGCCAGAGGGCTGGGGTGTGACCAAGGGCcacactgacctgctgcagcACAAAGAGGCCACCAGCACCCAGGAGATGAGGCATGTGCTGGAAAAGCAGAAGAAGGCCAAGTCCTCTGCATGA